Below is a genomic region from Spartinivicinus marinus.
CTGACCAGGGCATTGTCGATGGTGAAATTCACCGAGTAGCAGACTATGCCAATAAGCACCCCAACCTTGTCAGAGTGGATGAACCCCATTTCTCTGTCTACTTTTCTGCCTACGGAATTGACCCCAGCATCCATCTTGATGGCTGGGAAAGCCTAAAAAATAACAGCTACAGAGTTGGCTATCGCAGAGGCGTCAAAAAGTGCGAAACAATTCTACCTGCACTACTCCCCCCAAACAGGCTGATGATTTCAGAGTCTTCACTACAGGGACTGGAGCAAGTTGTTGCTGGAAGAACTCAGGTATTTATAGATGTTCAACAAAACATCACATTTCACCTTAATCAAAGTGAGTTCCAAAAGGTCGTGTTTTATCGAGTGGGTATCATGGAGAAAACACCCGCCCATGCTTTTTTACATAAAAAACATAAGTCACTAGCCCCTAAGCTCTCTTTGGTTCTGAAAAAAATGAAACAAGAAGGTCTGATTGAAAAATATAAAGCTAAGGCGGAAAGATAGCCCCATACAGATGATAAGTTGCTTCTTGGCTTGACCAAAATTTAGAGTATTGGTTAGGGTATGTTCTATAGCATTCTTAGTCAGAGTATCAGAACGATTAATAACTATTAGTGAAGCTTAATTTTCAATAATAATTTTTCAAGAACAATCTGGCCATATGAAAAAATAACAACAAGGATTACAGCGTTATGTACCAAATTAAAAACCACAAGGTTAAGGATTCAATAAAAGCTCAAACCCATATTACCAATGAGCAATATCAACAAATGTACCAAGCCTCTATCGAACAGCCAGAAACCTTTTGGGCTGAGCAGGCTGAAAAGTTTTTAACCTGGTTTACTCCTTGGGAAAAAGTGCATGAAAGCAACTTCGGTGAAGGTAAAGCAGCCTGGTTTATCGGCGGCAAGTTGAATGTCAGTTACAACTGTATTGACCGCCACCTGCCTGAAAAAGCCAATGATATTGCGATTATTTGGGAAGGCGATGACCCAAAAGATGACAAGAAAATTACCTATCAGGAGTTGTATGAAAACGTCTGCCGGTTCGCCAATGTACTAAAAGAGCGTGGGGTCAAAAAAGGCGACCGAGTATGTATTTATATGCCAATGATCCCTGAAGTTGCTTATGCCATGCTGGCTTGTACTCGAATTGGTGCTATCCATTCCGTAGTGTTTGGAGGCTTCTCTCCAGAGTCATTGAAAGATCGCATTCTTGATGCTGATTGCCAAACGGTTATTACAGCTGATGAAGGCATTCGTGGCGGAAAAACCATCCCATTAAAACAAAATACCGATACTGCCTTAGAACACTGCCCTAATGTAAATACGGTAGTTGTAGTCAAACACACTGGCAGCAAGATTGACTGGCATGAAAAACGAGACATCTGGTATCACCAATTAAGTGATCATGTGGCTTCATCTTGCCCACCAGAAATTATGGATGCTGAAGACCCACTATTTATCTTATATACCTCCGGCTCCACCGGAAAACCTAAAGGCGTACTACATACGACAGGTGGTTATATTCTACAAGCAGCCATGAGTCATAAATATGTGTTTGACTATCAGCCCGGTGAAATTTACTGGTGTACGGCCGATGTCGGCTGGGTAACAGGCCACTCTTATATTGTTTATGGGCCTTTAGCTAATGGCGCAACCACTTTAATGTTTGAAGGAGTACCCACTTATCCTAATGCCTCTCGTTGCTGGGAAGTAGTTGATAAACATCAGGTTAATATTTTTTATACGGCACCTACCGCTATTCGCGCCTTAATGGCCAAAGGCAATGATTATGTTACCAGCGCTAAGCGCGACTCCATTAGAATTCTTGGTACTGTGGGTGAGCCTATTAACCCGGAAGCCTGGGAGTGGTATTACAATGTAGTAGGCGAAACCCGTTGCCCAATTGTGGATACCTGGTGGCAAACCGAAACTGGCTCTATTCTTATTACCCCATTACCTGGTGCCACCGATTTAAAACCCGGCTCTGCCACTCGGC
It encodes:
- the acs gene encoding acetate--CoA ligase translates to MYQIKNHKVKDSIKAQTHITNEQYQQMYQASIEQPETFWAEQAEKFLTWFTPWEKVHESNFGEGKAAWFIGGKLNVSYNCIDRHLPEKANDIAIIWEGDDPKDDKKITYQELYENVCRFANVLKERGVKKGDRVCIYMPMIPEVAYAMLACTRIGAIHSVVFGGFSPESLKDRILDADCQTVITADEGIRGGKTIPLKQNTDTALEHCPNVNTVVVVKHTGSKIDWHEKRDIWYHQLSDHVASSCPPEIMDAEDPLFILYTSGSTGKPKGVLHTTGGYILQAAMSHKYVFDYQPGEIYWCTADVGWVTGHSYIVYGPLANGATTLMFEGVPTYPNASRCWEVVDKHQVNIFYTAPTAIRALMAKGNDYVTSAKRDSIRILGTVGEPINPEAWEWYYNVVGETRCPIVDTWWQTETGSILITPLPGATDLKPGSATRPFFGVKPALVDNDGKLIEGPGSGNLVITGSWPSQIRTVYGDHQRCFDTYYSTYPGMYFTGDGARRDEDGYYWITGRVDDVLNVSGHRLGTAEIESALVLHDAVAEAAVVGYEHPIKGQGIYAYIMPMHDANPSEELVKELGDFVTKEIGAIAKPDLIQWTAGLPKTRSGKIMRRILRKIANNELENLGDTSTLADPSVVDSLIKDRKNT